The DNA region TTGATTAGCTACACCTAAAACTAATAAAAACAAATAGCCAATAGACATATAATCTTGGATACTGTAATTAGTTACACTTTGCTCTGTTGTTTCAATCTTAGCTGTTTCCATGATTTATTACGATTTATCAAACTGTTTTCTTGCTTCCATTTCAATATTTAACTGATTAACTCTTCCTTCTACTTGACGTTTAAAATCGGTATCTGCAATAGTAGCAACGTTATCTAAATAACGTACGACTTCTTGTCGTCTAATTTCTGAAAAATCTAAACCTTTCATATTGGCTTTCATTAATTCTTGAAGCATCGCAAACTTGGTATCGTAATCTTTTTTGAAATAAATCTCTGGATTTTCAAACCAGCTTTCTTCTAAATCAAAATCTGTTAAACGTAATGAGATTGCGCTTTGTATATTTCTAACATCTCTAGAAGAGAAAAACGGAAATATCTTCTGAATTTCTTTATACAACGTTGCATAAAACAAATGATCTGTTGTTTTATGTTGCTTTTCGGCAATATCATAAGCTTCTAAAACACGTTGTTCTGTTGGTTTGTTAGATACGTTTAAAATTTCACCCATATTTTTAGCCAAACCTTGATCTTGTAAATAAGTATAATTTGCAGGATTTTGCATGTTTACAAAGTCGGGCATTGTCTTTTCAAACTTACGCCACCATAAATGATCTTGATCTAAAAAGTCGTGTTCTGTACGTGCTCCATCAATTTTAAAACGTCCTTGCACACGAGAGATTACGGCTTTATCCAACATTTCTGGTAAGTTGGTAAACAAACCTATAGAACTGTTCCCATAATTAACCGCATAAGCACCTTCTGTATAACGTAAAAAGACACCAATAACTTCTTTTACACCAGCCGAAACACCTTGTGCTGTACGCTCTTGCAAGTTATTTTCGGCATCATCAATTGGTGCAAAAATTAATTTTGTTGGATCTTGTAAAGGTTTCATCCAGTCTACCATTTTCTCAGCAGATCCACCTTGAAACGTACTTATTAACGTATCTGGCATTGGATGAAACAAAAACGGAATATCTAAATTATCACAATGTTCTTTTAAACGTGTTGCTATTGCGGCAATAAGCATACTTTTTCCTGTTCCTGGAATACCGTAACCCATAAAGACTGGCATGAATCCGCCTAATTCTTGAAACGGATTTTTCTGTGCTTGAAAATCGTAGCTTAACATTCTTTCTGTTAAACGACGTGCAAAGTGTTTAGCATCTCTGTTACCTACAATTTGCTCGAATTTAATTTTATTAAACTCGACACTTTTTGCAGTGCCTTGAAACGTGTTTTCCCAACCAGAAATAGCAAAATCACTGTTTTCTAACTTGTATGTTCTATCTACAATCGTTTCGGTGTATTCTAAACTGCTTCGTCTTAAATTAATTTCGCCAATTACAGCTTCAAAAAATACCGCTGTAAAATCGGCTACATCTTTATCAGATTTGATTATATCTGGATGCGCTAAATATTTATCATAGTAAAATAATGTACACGAAATTCCTTTTAATGGCGATAGTAAAGACACTTCAGGGATACCTGCAAACTTCTGTTTCATCACACTTAAATCGTCTGACGCATATGGTTTTATTTGATGCAGAATATAATACGATGTTGCAAATAGCATAAACGCTGTTGCGGTTTGCATTTTGCTTTCGTATTCGCGTTTTCCGCTACTATCTAATGCCGATTTACGCTCGTTTAAACTTGACAAACCAGATGCATCGTAATAGCTATCTTTTATCCACGTTCCTAAAGTAATACCTTCTTGAACAGCATATAACGTCTGGTTAAGATGAATTGGAATTGCAATACTATCTGGCAACAAACGCTTTTTAAGCGCTAAAATGGTTTTTGAAACTGATGTTACAGAAACTGAAGAACCATTATTGGCACGAGACAGATACAATAAAATAGACTCGTCTTTAGCATCTTTATCTCTGTTTTTTGCACGCGCGCCTTGCTCCCAACTTACACTTTTTAAGTAAGATGAAGCTTCATCGCGCAAGACATCTAGTTCTGATTTTTTTATAGGAAATGTGGAATTGTGTTCCATTTTTAATTAATTTTTTCAATTTTTAAATCTGAAATTTGAAATGGTGGTTTAGCCAATTTATTCATTATTTCAGAGTTTTTGTTGTATAATAGCTGTATGATTCTATGAGGCGCAAAGACGTATTTTTGTTTGATAACTGGACTCCAATTTTGTAATACTTGCTTGTTAAAAAATCCGCCTTCTTGAAATGTACTTCCAGACATAACCTCATGTACTTTAAAAGACAACGCGTAAGCTTCTAAAGGCACTTCTTTTTTTGTTATTGCTTCTAAAATGGTATGTGTTAATTCGTTTTCGTCTTTTGCAAATACATTATGAAATGCACCAACATCTAACCGTCTTATATGTTTTGGCAACACACGTTTTAAGCGTCTATCTATACCATAAGCCATAGTATCTAAATCCATTTGGCGATCTGCAACTTTGCTTAAAACTTCGTAGATATCTTCTTTGTCTTTTAAAGGATCTTTACCATCGTAATCAAAATACATGTAGCAAATAAATGGTCTGTTTAAGGACACATCATAAAAACTCCAACTGGTCATATATTCTGCTTGACTACCTTCTGGTGCTTTTATTATTTTACCTTGAACAAATCGGTTGAAAATATATTTTTGTTCTACAGAAGTATAATAAACTATGGACGCTGCTTGAAATAATTTATCACGACTAACCGGTTCTTTTACCCTTAATAATTGGTCTAAAAACTCTTCCTGCAATTGTGATACATCTTTTAATTTATTAATGTAATTATGACGTAATGATAAATCATTATATAGGTATCTAAACTCTAAATAATTAGGAAACCCAGAATCCGTTACATCAACTTTCATGTTATCTTCCTCATCGTACATGTATTTAATACGCATAGCCTCGATAGAATACAACAACAGATCTGCATATTGCTTAAAAAACACAATTTCTTGCTGTGTACACAAGTTGTTTTGCTGTACAGCAACAATTAATTCTTTAAGAGCAAAATCTACTTTTTTATGATAAAACACGTATTGTGCTTTACTATCTAAAATAGCCGAATCTAATGGTGTTGTAATATGGTTTATTGACATGTTTTTGCTGTTAGCTTTATGCTTTAGCTTTTATTTTTTTAAATATTGAATAAGTGCCTTTAATATTAATCCGCCAAAGACTAGTACATTAATACTACCAATGATTAATCCAATGTCTGAACTTGTTGTTTTTATTATGAAAATACCAACAATGACTATGATTATTGATAATCCGTTGTCTTTGATAAATTGAATGAAGTTATCCATTTTACACTGTAAATATTGACTAACTTTTGCGTTTTACTTTTACTTGGCTAAGTGATGCGTTAAGGATTGAGGTATTGTTGGAGCACATCTTTGATTGCGACTACCGAAAGCCTGACCTACTTTTGCCATTAAAAGCAAAAGTAGGTAACGCCCTTTTTATTTTAACCTAATAAATCGTCTTCGGTGTCTTGTTTTGGAGTACCATTACCAACACCACTAGAATTATCTTCAGTAGGTTTGTTAGCATCTGCTTTGTAATAGTCTTCAAAAATTTCTTTCATATCGATACCGTAACGCTCGGCAAAATTCTTTTGAATATCTACATCTTTTGCGCGGATTTCTTGTAACGCTTCTGCGTAACTACTATAAACACCTTGCATTACTTTTTCGTGAACTGGTATGTTGTCCATCATCTCTTGACGTGCTCTAGCACTTGCTGTGTGCATTGCTGCTAAGGTCTCACCAATATGCTCGTCTGTTTTTACACCTAAATGCTCTAAAATAGACGCAAACTCTTGGTCTGTACGTGCTTTAAGTGCTACTACGTAACCATCGTAATACTTTAAACGCTCGTCTGTATCTGACTTTAATTTTGCACGATGTGTCTGTAAATTACTACGTAAAGACGTTAAAACTTTAATCGTTAAATTATGCTTGTGTACAAAGCTATCTTTTGAAGCAGCTAAAGTTGTGTAAGCGTTTTTAAGACCTTCTAATTCTTCTACTTTTTGCTCAAGTTTTGTGACTTTAGCTAACGCTTCTGAGTATTCTGTAGATTGTTTATCTGCTACTTCTTCTAAAGCTTGACGCGCTTGTTTTAATAATGCGTATTGCTCTTCTAATTTAGCTTCAGTTTCGGCTTTTTTCTCTAACGCTTTAGTATGATTTTTAGACGCTTCTACTATGGCATCTTGCAGCTTATCTTCTACTTCTTTGATTTCAACCTCACGGTTTTTTAATCGTGTAATTGCAGCTTGAGATTTATAAGACAACTCACTTAACAATGTCTGTACATCTGCACTTTCTATACGCTCTTGGAACATTGCTTTTGCTTTGTTATCTGCAGCTGCACGTGTTTTTTCGGCTTCTTTTAAAGTATCTTCGGCTTTTTTGATTTTGCTTTTTCTTCCCCAAAGGTTATTCCACCATGTATCTGGTTTGTTTTGTGCGTCTTCAAGTTCGATTTTAGCACGTTCTAATGCTTTTTGTGCATCGTCGATTACTTTTTGCTCATCTTCATTTAAAGACGAAAATCGCTCGAAAAGTATACCAACTTCATCTTGATAATCGGTTAAATCTTTAATTGCATCTAAAAGTGTTGTACGGTCTTTTTCTGCCATATGTACAACATCATCTAAGGTTGCGTTAAGAATTTTTTGACGACTTTCAGGATCGTCTTCTTGCGCTAGTTTAGACTTCATTGTGTCAATTGCTTTTCCCCAATTAACGTCTACTTTTTCGTTTTTTTCTTGAGAGTTGGTTTCTAATAAGTCAAAATCATCAGACATATATACTTAGTTTTAAGGTTGGACAAATTTTATGTAAGCAATTTCGTTAAAAAATATTAGTTGAAGAAATATTTTATGCTCATATTATCAGTATTAATTGTTATAAAAATGTTACAAATTATTTTTTCTGTTGAATGATACTTATCTTTAAAAGAAAACCATAAAAAATGAAAAAACTACTATTTATTGCTCTTTCAATGTCTATTTTATTGACCAGTTGTAAAGACAATTCTAAAAAAGAAACAACTTCTGAAATGGCTAACACAGAAGTTATTGAAAAAGCTGAAACCAAAGCGAGTTTAGATTTTACGCCAATCACACATGCAACCATGGTAATGAATTATGGTGACGAAACTATTTATGTAGATCCTACTGGCGGCAAAGCAGCATTTGCTGATTTTAAACAACCAACAATTGTTTTAATTACAGACATACATGGTGACCATTTAAATATTGAGACCTTAAAAGAATTAAACCTTAAAGGTACTTTAATTGTTGCGCCACAAGCTGTAGTAGATAAATTTCCTGAAGACTTTAAACCAATGTTTAAAGTGATGAATAACGGACAAACAGCAGTTGTTAAAGACATAAATATTGAAGCTATACCAATGTATAATTTACGTGAAGAAGCATTAAAATTTCATAAAAAAGGTAGAGGAAATGGTTATGTATTAACCTTTGGAGACGAACGTGTTTACATCTCTGGTGACACCGAAGATATCCCAGAAATGAGAAATCTTAAAAACATTGATAAAGCTTTTGTATGTATGAATTTACCTTATACAATGCCTATTGAAAGTGCAGCAAGTGCTGTATTAGATTTTAATCCTAAAACCGTTTATCCTTACCATTTTAGAGGTACTGAAGGTTTAAGTAATGTAAAAAAATTTAAATCTATTGTAAACGAAGGTAATCCTGATATTAATGTTGAGCTTTTGGAATGGTATCCAAATTAGTTAACTGTTGGCTGTTAGCTGTTAGCTGTTAGCTGTTAGCTGTTAGCTGTTAGCTGTTAGCAAAATAAAAAAATCCTCAAAAATTATTTTTGAGGATTTTTTAGTTTAATCCGTTATTATCTTACAAGCTTTTTATACTTGATTCGTTTTGGCATTAAATCGCCACCAAGACGTTTTTTCTTATTTTCTTCATAATCACTAAATCCACCTTCAAAGAAGTATACTTGGCTATCACCTTCAAAAGCTAAGATATGTGTACAAATACGATCTAAAAACCATCTATCGTGAGATATAACAACAGCACAACCTGCAAAGTTTTCTAAACCTTCTTCTAATGCACGAAGTGTATTTACATCAAGGTCGTTTGTTGGCTCATCCAATAGTAATACGTTACCTTCTTCTTTTAAAGTCATTGCTAAATGAAGTCTGTTACGTTCTCCACCAGACAATAATTTTACCTTTTTATTTTGCTCGCTACCAGAAAAATTGAATCGACTTAAGTACGCACGAGAGTTTACTTCTCTTCCTCCCATCATGACCAATTCCTGCTCGTCACTAAAGTTTTGCCAAATTGTTTTTTCTGGATCTATGTTAGAATGACTTTGGTCTACGTAAGCGATCTTTGCAGTTTCACCAACTTTAAATTCGCCTTTATCAGGTGTTTCTTCACCCATAATCATTCTAAAAATTGTTGTTTTACCAGCTCCGTTAGGACCAATAACACCAACAATTCCTGCTTGGGGCAAATTAAAGTTTAAGTCTTCGTAAAGTAACTTATCTCCGTAAGCTTTACTTACACCAATCGCTTCAATGACATTGGTTCCTAAACGTGGACCATTTGGAATATAAATTTCAAGTTTTTCGTCTAATTGTTTTTGATCTTGACTCATTAACTTGTCGTAATTCTTCAAACGTGCTTTTTGCTTGGTTTGTCTTCCTTTTGCACCTTGTCTAACCCATTCTAACTCTCGTTCTAATGTTTTTTGACGCTTAGAAGCGGCTTTACCTTCTTGAGCCATTCGTTTAGATTTTTGATCTAACCAAGATGAATAATTTCCTTTCCATGGAATACCTTCACCTCTATCTAATTCTAAAATCCAACCAGCAATGTTATCTAAGAAATAACGGTCGTGCGTTACAGCAATTACAGTTCCTTTATATTGCGCTAAGTGATGCTCTAACCAATGTACAGATTCTGCATCCAAGTGGTTGGTTGGCTCATCTAATAGTAATACATCAGGCTCTTTTAATAATAATCTACAAAGTGCCACACGACGTCTTTCTCCTCCGGATAAAACAGCTATTTTTTTATCGCCTTCTGGAGTACGTAGTGCATCCATAGCAATTTCTAATTTATTGTCTAATTCCCAAGCATTAGAAGCATCGATTTGATCTTGAAGTTCGGCTTGACGATTCATCAGCTTTTCCATTTTATCTGGATCGCTATAGACTTCTTCTAAACCAAACATATCGTTAATTTTGTTGTATTCATCAAGAATAGCAACAGTTTCTGCAGCACCTTCTTTAACAACTTCTAGTACTGTTTTTTCTTCATCTAATTGTGGTTCTTGTTCTAAATAACCAACTGAATATCCTGGAGAAAAAACAACATCACCTTGATAGTTTTTATCTACACCAGCTATGATTTTTAATAAGGTAGATTTACCCGAACCATTTAGTCCAAGAATACCAATTTTTGCTCCGTAAAAGAAGCTTAAATATATATTTTTAAGTACTGGTGTATTAGCGCTTTGAAACGTTTTGGTAACACCAGACATTGAAAAAATTACTTTTTTATCGTCTGACATATTGATTACGATTTATAATTTTTGATTTATGTTTTTTATATAATTTATCTTCATTTAAACGCGTCCTTTTAACGCGTTAAACACCCATGCTATTGCAAAAAAACCAATCCCTACAGAAGCAAATCCCCATCCGGCTACATCATCATATCTAAAAGCACCAAGTGCTATTAATGCTAAACCTACAATTATCATTATAAATGTTGCCCAAGCTAAGACTGTATTTTTATTCATTGCCATTTTAAGTTCTGTTTTAAAGTTAAGGAAACACAAATATCGTGTATTTTGACATATTACAAAGTGAAATCAAATTGTTTTATATTAAATTCTTATATTTTTACTGTTGTTTATAGTACAATAAACAGATATAATTCTTAAAAATGTAAAGAACACACTTAAATTTTATCAAGTTTACAATTAACATTTTATTATAGCTAAATTATACTTTATAATTTTGATTTGCTCTTACATTTGTAGCTTGATTTAATTTAAAATTAATTATGAATAAAGCTTTACTTTCTTTAGCTATTGGCGGATTTGGAATTGGATTAACAGAATTTGTGATTATGGGAATTTTACCAGATGTTGCAAATGCATTTGATGTTACAATTCCAGTTGCTGGACATTTTATATCTGCTTACGCTTTAGGTGTTGTTGTTGGTGCGCCAACACTTACAGGCTTTGGTAGTAAATATCCAGCAAATAAAGTCCTATTTGGACTTATGCTTTGGTTTACTGTTTTTAATACGCTTTCTGCTTTTGCTACTGGTTATTATTCATTTATAACATTACGCTTTTTATCTGGATTACCACATGGTGCGTTTTTTGGTATTGGTGCTGTTGTTGCTGGTAAATTATCAAAACCTGGTAAAGAAGCTCAAGGCATTGCCATAATGTTTAGCGGATTAACCTTTGCTAACCTTTTAGGTGTACCATTAGGGACATATTTAGGTAAACATTTTAGCTGGAATGTGTCTTTTTTAATGGTTGGTGTTGTTGGTGTAATGGCTGTTTTAGGTGTTAAATTTTGGATGCCATTATTACAACAATCTTCAGAATCTAACTTTTTAAGTGAATTTAAAATCTTTAAAAGGGTTGAATTATGGCTAATTATATTATTGACAACCATTGGAACTGGTGGATTTTTTGCATGGTATAGTTACATCGCACCATTAATTACAGATGTTGCTGGTCACACAGAACAAATGGTGTCTTATGCAATGGTTTTAGCAGGTTTAGGTATGGTAATAGGTAACTTCTTAGGCGCTAAATTAACAGAAAAATACTCTTCGCTTTATGCGGTAACTATAGTGTTAATTGTCATGGCTATATGTTTAGCTTTAAATACGTTTGCTGCTCATGATAAAATATTAGTTCTAGTAATGACCTTTATAATTGGTGTTGTATCTTTTTCTATCTCTACACCTATTCAATTATTAATTATTAAAGCTTCTAAAGGCTCAGAAACTCTTGGTTCTTCATTAAATCAAAGTGCATTTAATATTGGAAATGCTTCTGGTGCATTTTTTGCTGGAATACCTATAGCTATGGGATATGGATTTACCTCTGCAGATTGGGTTGGTGCTGGAAT from Mesoflavibacter profundi includes:
- a CDS encoding AAA family ATPase, with product MEHNSTFPIKKSELDVLRDEASSYLKSVSWEQGARAKNRDKDAKDESILLYLSRANNGSSVSVTSVSKTILALKKRLLPDSIAIPIHLNQTLYAVQEGITLGTWIKDSYYDASGLSSLNERKSALDSSGKREYESKMQTATAFMLFATSYYILHQIKPYASDDLSVMKQKFAGIPEVSLLSPLKGISCTLFYYDKYLAHPDIIKSDKDVADFTAVFFEAVIGEINLRRSSLEYTETIVDRTYKLENSDFAISGWENTFQGTAKSVEFNKIKFEQIVGNRDAKHFARRLTERMLSYDFQAQKNPFQELGGFMPVFMGYGIPGTGKSMLIAAIATRLKEHCDNLDIPFLFHPMPDTLISTFQGGSAEKMVDWMKPLQDPTKLIFAPIDDAENNLQERTAQGVSAGVKEVIGVFLRYTEGAYAVNYGNSSIGLFTNLPEMLDKAVISRVQGRFKIDGARTEHDFLDQDHLWWRKFEKTMPDFVNMQNPANYTYLQDQGLAKNMGEILNVSNKPTEQRVLEAYDIAEKQHKTTDHLFYATLYKEIQKIFPFFSSRDVRNIQSAISLRLTDFDLEESWFENPEIYFKKDYDTKFAMLQELMKANMKGLDFSEIRRQEVVRYLDNVATIADTDFKRQVEGRVNQLNIEMEARKQFDKS
- a CDS encoding MFS transporter yields the protein MNKALLSLAIGGFGIGLTEFVIMGILPDVANAFDVTIPVAGHFISAYALGVVVGAPTLTGFGSKYPANKVLFGLMLWFTVFNTLSAFATGYYSFITLRFLSGLPHGAFFGIGAVVAGKLSKPGKEAQGIAIMFSGLTFANLLGVPLGTYLGKHFSWNVSFLMVGVVGVMAVLGVKFWMPLLQQSSESNFLSEFKIFKRVELWLIILLTTIGTGGFFAWYSYIAPLITDVAGHTEQMVSYAMVLAGLGMVIGNFLGAKLTEKYSSLYAVTIVLIVMAICLALNTFAAHDKILVLVMTFIIGVVSFSISTPIQLLIIKASKGSETLGSSLNQSAFNIGNASGAFFAGIPIAMGYGFTSADWVGAGMATIGVLIALIIILLRKHK
- a CDS encoding coiled-coil domain-containing protein; protein product: MSDDFDLLETNSQEKNEKVDVNWGKAIDTMKSKLAQEDDPESRQKILNATLDDVVHMAEKDRTTLLDAIKDLTDYQDEVGILFERFSSLNEDEQKVIDDAQKALERAKIELEDAQNKPDTWWNNLWGRKSKIKKAEDTLKEAEKTRAAADNKAKAMFQERIESADVQTLLSELSYKSQAAITRLKNREVEIKEVEDKLQDAIVEASKNHTKALEKKAETEAKLEEQYALLKQARQALEEVADKQSTEYSEALAKVTKLEQKVEELEGLKNAYTTLAASKDSFVHKHNLTIKVLTSLRSNLQTHRAKLKSDTDERLKYYDGYVVALKARTDQEFASILEHLGVKTDEHIGETLAAMHTASARARQEMMDNIPVHEKVMQGVYSSYAEALQEIRAKDVDIQKNFAERYGIDMKEIFEDYYKADANKPTEDNSSGVGNGTPKQDTEDDLLG
- the ettA gene encoding energy-dependent translational throttle protein EttA → MSDDKKVIFSMSGVTKTFQSANTPVLKNIYLSFFYGAKIGILGLNGSGKSTLLKIIAGVDKNYQGDVVFSPGYSVGYLEQEPQLDEEKTVLEVVKEGAAETVAILDEYNKINDMFGLEEVYSDPDKMEKLMNRQAELQDQIDASNAWELDNKLEIAMDALRTPEGDKKIAVLSGGERRRVALCRLLLKEPDVLLLDEPTNHLDAESVHWLEHHLAQYKGTVIAVTHDRYFLDNIAGWILELDRGEGIPWKGNYSSWLDQKSKRMAQEGKAASKRQKTLERELEWVRQGAKGRQTKQKARLKNYDKLMSQDQKQLDEKLEIYIPNGPRLGTNVIEAIGVSKAYGDKLLYEDLNFNLPQAGIVGVIGPNGAGKTTIFRMIMGEETPDKGEFKVGETAKIAYVDQSHSNIDPEKTIWQNFSDEQELVMMGGREVNSRAYLSRFNFSGSEQNKKVKLLSGGERNRLHLAMTLKEEGNVLLLDEPTNDLDVNTLRALEEGLENFAGCAVVISHDRWFLDRICTHILAFEGDSQVYFFEGGFSDYEENKKKRLGGDLMPKRIKYKKLVR
- a CDS encoding MBL fold metallo-hydrolase: MKKLLFIALSMSILLTSCKDNSKKETTSEMANTEVIEKAETKASLDFTPITHATMVMNYGDETIYVDPTGGKAAFADFKQPTIVLITDIHGDHLNIETLKELNLKGTLIVAPQAVVDKFPEDFKPMFKVMNNGQTAVVKDINIEAIPMYNLREEALKFHKKGRGNGYVLTFGDERVYISGDTEDIPEMRNLKNIDKAFVCMNLPYTMPIESAASAVLDFNPKTVYPYHFRGTEGLSNVKKFKSIVNEGNPDINVELLEWYPN
- a CDS encoding CAL67264 family membrane protein codes for the protein MAMNKNTVLAWATFIMIIVGLALIALGAFRYDDVAGWGFASVGIGFFAIAWVFNALKGRV